The genomic segment GCCTGTCCTCCTCGGCGAGCACGGTCACCCGCCAGCCGGGGCCGTCCGGGATCGCGGGGTCGGCGAGGGCGCCACGCTCCGCGAGTGTCTCCAGGAAACGGTGCCCCACCATTCCGTGGCCGATGAGCACCAGGTTCTGGGTCATGGGAGTCACACTCCGTCGCGCAGAGGGAATCCCCTGCCGGACGGGCCCGGGGAGGGGATCTTCCCTCCGACGGTAGGCCGGGGACGGGACGGCTCCGTACCGCCAAGGTCCCGACCGGTTGGGCCCAACGACCCCTGTGGAAGGGGCTTTTGGCGGCCCCGGCCCGACGGGTGCGGGCATAGCGTCGTGGGCGACGGGCTGCCTCCCGACCACCACCGCAGCCCGGCGCGATGCGGTTTCCGGGGCGGGAGTGCGGCGACACCACTGTCCCGCCCCGGGCCTGCTCGCCGTGGTCCTGAGTTCTCCGGCTCCGGGTGGGGTGGACAGTGCGACCCGAGACAGAGCGGTACGGGACGGTTCGGCCTCGCACCGCGCCCCAAGTGGCACGACCGCTGGTGCTCGCCGTGCACGGCAGTTCCGTGCCCGGTGCCGCGTCCACCCTGGAGCGGCTCCGCGACCGGGTGGAGGAGCTCGGCGGGGTGCGGCCCGCCCTCGGGCACCTCGACCACCAGACCCCGTCCCTCGCCGAAGCGCTGCGGGACGGCGCCGTCGTCGTGCCCCTCCTCCTCGGCGACGGATACCACCGCACGGTCGACATCCCCGCCGTCGTCCGCGGGCACGAAGGGCGCTGCGTGCTCACCGACGGGCTCAGCGGCGAGGGTGCCGTCGCGCTCGCGCTGCGCGACCGGCTGTACGAGGCGGAGCGGCGCGCCGGCGTGCGGGCCGACGCCGTGGTCCTCGCGGCCGCGGGCTCGTCGCGGCCCGGGGGCAACGGTGGGGCGCGGGTCGCCGTCCGGCAGCTGCGTCAGCTGTTGTGCGGGGTGCCGGTGTGCGGGGCGTACTGCTCGTCGGCCGGGCCCACCGTTCCGGAGGCGGTGGGGCGGCTGCGGGGCGCGGGGTACCGGACGGTGGCGGTGGCCGCGCATCTGCTGGCGCCGGGGCGGTTCGCGACGGCGCTCGCCGGGGCCGGGGCCGACGCGGTGGCCGATCCGGTCGCCGATCATCCCGAGATCGCGAGGCTGGTCCTGCGCCGGTACGCGAGCGCCTTGCATCGCCCGGGTGGCCCTGTCGTGCGGTACGGCGCCGCAGCCTGATTCGGCGTACGCCCTCTGTTGTCCTGGAGGGCATGACAAGCACACCCGCCTCACCTGCCGCACCAGAACCATCCGGACCAGCTTCCTCAGCCACTTCCCCCTCATCCGGCTCCCCCTTCCCCGAGCCATTGCGACCGCTCCTGGCCCGGGGGCGCGACGAGGAGCATCGCGCCGCGACTCCGCTGGAGCTCTTCTTCGACCTGTGCTTCGTCGTGGCGGTCGCCCAGGCCGGTGCCGAGCTGGTGCATGCCGTCGCCGAGGGGCACGCGGGCGAGGGCGTCCTCAACTACGCGATGGTCTTCTTCGCGATGTTCTGGGCGTGGGTGAACTTCTCCTGGTTCGCTTCGGCGTACGACAACGACGACGCGCTGTACCGCGTGGTGACGCTGATCCAGATCGCCGGTGTGCTGGTCTTCGCCGCCGGGGTGTCGCGGGCCTTCGAGGAGCACGACTTCCTCCTCGTCTGGCTCGGCTACCTGATCATGCGGATCGCCCTCACCTCGCAGTGGCTGCGGGTCGCGCGTGCGGCGACGGGCGCCGAGCGCGGGACGGCCCTGCGGTACGCGGCGGGCGTGCTGATCTGTCAGGTCGGCTGGTCGGGGCTGCTGTTCCTGCCGGAAGGCGGCAGGCCCTGGCTGTTCCTGGTGATGGCGGTCGCGGAGATGTGCGTGCCGGTGATCGCGGAGCGCGCGTACACGACGGCCTGGCACCCGCATCACATCTCGGAGCGGTACGGCCTGTTCACCATCATCGTGCTCGGCGAGACCATCGCGGCGGCGACCGTCGCGGTGAAGTCGGGCATCGAGGAGAACGACGCGCTGGACGAGTTGCTGCCGATCGCGGCGGGCGGCCTCCTCATCGTGTTCGCCGCGTGGTGGATCTACTTCGTCGTGCCCATCCACGGCCGTCTGCGGAGCAACCGTCAGGCGTTCCTGTGGGGATACGGCCACTACGTGATCCTGGGCGCGGCCGCGGCGATCGGGGCCGGGATCGAGGTGGCGGTCGAACAGGCCGTCGGCAAGGCGCACATCTCGACGGTGGCGGCGTCCGCCGCGGTGACCGTGCCGACGGCGCTCTATCTGATCACGGTGTGGGCGCTGCACTCCCGTTACTACAAGGTGGGGTTGGCGCAGCAACTGGTGCTGCCGGTCAGTGCGTTGGCGGTGCTCGCGAGTACGTTCGCGGGCCGCTGGGCGGTGCTGGTGGCGGGGCTCGTCACCGCGGCGACCGTCGCGACAGGCGTGACGCTCACCACCCGGATGGCGCGGCGCTCGTGAGGACGGGGCGTGGTACGCCTGCTTCATGACATCTGCTTCCGCCGGCCCGGCCGGAGCCGCGTTCCGGCCGCTGTCCGACTCCCTCACCGATGTCGCCGGCCTGCGGGTCGGCCACGCCACGCGGACCGGCGGCGGCCGGCTCACCGGCACCACCGTGGTCCTCGCCCCCGAGGGCGGGGCCGTCGCCGCCGTGGACGTGCGCGGCGGCGGACCCGGTACGCGCG from the Streptomyces venezuelae genome contains:
- a CDS encoding sirohydrochlorin chelatase, giving the protein MARPLVLAVHGSSVPGAASTLERLRDRVEELGGVRPALGHLDHQTPSLAEALRDGAVVVPLLLGDGYHRTVDIPAVVRGHEGRCVLTDGLSGEGAVALALRDRLYEAERRAGVRADAVVLAAAGSSRPGGNGGARVAVRQLRQLLCGVPVCGAYCSSAGPTVPEAVGRLRGAGYRTVAVAAHLLAPGRFATALAGAGADAVADPVADHPEIARLVLRRYASALHRPGGPVVRYGAAA
- a CDS encoding low temperature requirement protein A; the protein is MTSTPASPAAPEPSGPASSATSPSSGSPFPEPLRPLLARGRDEEHRAATPLELFFDLCFVVAVAQAGAELVHAVAEGHAGEGVLNYAMVFFAMFWAWVNFSWFASAYDNDDALYRVVTLIQIAGVLVFAAGVSRAFEEHDFLLVWLGYLIMRIALTSQWLRVARAATGAERGTALRYAAGVLICQVGWSGLLFLPEGGRPWLFLVMAVAEMCVPVIAERAYTTAWHPHHISERYGLFTIIVLGETIAAATVAVKSGIEENDALDELLPIAAGGLLIVFAAWWIYFVVPIHGRLRSNRQAFLWGYGHYVILGAAAAIGAGIEVAVEQAVGKAHISTVAASAAVTVPTALYLITVWALHSRYYKVGLAQQLVLPVSALAVLASTFAGRWAVLVAGLVTAATVATGVTLTTRMARRS